The Phragmitibacter flavus genome includes the window CCGAAATCCGCTGTAACCCGCCGCCCTCAACGTCAACCGGTCCAGCGCATCCCAAGAAATCCCCAATCTCCCGTTGGTTGCCACTCCATCGCGATCATCAAACGACTCATCCAAAAACGTCGCCCCCGTCGACCTCACCCGTTCCACACGCCGTCCATCCGTCACACTCCAGTAATCTGCTCGACCTCCCAAGGTCACTTTCACGTCCTCCCCCATCGCCCAATTCTGCTCGGCGAACACCCCAAAAAAACTCTGCATTCCTCCCGCCTCGCGCTCGTTCAAAAACCCACCGTCATCGAATCGGAACCGCTCACGCGTCTCCCCCTCAATCCAGCGGCCATCCACCCCAACAATCAATTTCGACTCATCCCGCCCGGCTCCCGCCATCGGCAATCCTCCCACAAAAGTCGTCGTGAAACTGAACCCCAACGAATGAGCTGGCACCGCATACTGATCCAACGCCGGAACCTCCATCGTCCGCTCCTCATTCACCGAACTGAACGTGCTCTCAAACCTCCGATCCTGAAAATACAACAAGCCCTCCCATTGCACCTCGCCCTCAGGCCCGCGAATCCCCAGGCTCAGATCCAACGCCTCGCTCCGATTTCCCGTCAATGGCGTTCCATTGCCGCGCTCCTCTTCAAACCACGAAGCCCGCACAGAAACTCTTACTCCCGACTCCAGTGTTGTCGCCACTCCCGACTCAAACAACATCGACCGCGAATCCGCATCGATATCAACCGGACCTCTCTGATCCTCCCTCACCACCGGATGACCTCCCGTGTGCTGCGCCTGCAAAGCTGCGTCCACCTCCCAATTCCCCCACGCAGAACTCAACAACAACACCCCCTCTGCGGTTTCTCTTTCGCCCCCCATCAAACTCGCCGACACCGTGTGTCCGTTTCGACGCGACAAATAAATTGTCCCGCCCAGTGCATTGTTTCCAAACAATCCCGCTCCTCCACCTTGAACTACCGTCACATTGCCAAGCAAACCCGGCGGCAGCCGCTGCCAGTAAACCCAACCCCCAAACGGATCGTTCTGCGGCACCCCATCCAAAAGCACCAAGGTCCTCCCTGCGCCATTCGGACCCAGATTGCGCAAACTCGCCCCCTGCGTCGTAGGATTCGCCGTCGCACTGCTGCTGCGCCTGAACAAACTAAAGCCCGGAACAATCGATCTGATCACATCATCAAGGCGCGCCTGAGGTGCCGAGCCCAACTCCTCCTGATTTATTGAAGTCGTGCTAAAACCACCTCCCCCTTCTTCCACCGTCGGATATCTCGATGAAACCACGGTGGTAGTTTCCAGCTCTATGACCGGCTCCTGCCCATAAACGAGTTGAGGACAAAACATCCATCCCACGAGCAAGAGCACCGCCCATTCGCGACAAAGTTGAAATCGCCGAAGCAACTTCGACTCGGCTAATTCAACCTCTCTTTCTGATAACTCCATTACTTGTTACCTTCGTAAGTGATCCGCCAAATGCAATTGGCTCCATCATCACTTACCAACATTGAGCCATCCTTGGCAACCGTTACTCCCACCGGCCTTCCCCACACATCGCCATCGGCTGTCACAAATCCCGTCATAAAATCCTCATATTCCCCCGTTGCATTACCACCGTCCACCGGAATGCGAATCAACTTGTAACCGGTCCGCCGTTCCCGGTTCCACGAACCATGCTGCGCCGCAAACGCATGATTTTTATACTCGGCCGGGAACATCGCTCCATCATAAAACGTCATGCACAAAGACGCCGTGTGTGACTGCAACAATACATCCGGCACAATCACCTGATCCTTCAACTCCGCCTTCTTGCCAACATGCGAAGGATCTTCATTTCCCCCGATGTAAAACCACGGCCACCCATAAAACCCGCCATCCTTCACCTTCGTCACATAGTCCGGCGGCAGATTGTCCCCCAACTCATCGCGCTCGTTCACCGAGGTCCACAAATCACCCGTCTCTGGATGAATCGCCAGCCCCACTGGATTCCTGACGCCCCACGCATAGACCCGCTTGTTTTTTCCATCTGGATCACATTCAAAAATTCGTGCCCGATCAGCCTCCTCCTCGTTGTCATCCACGTTTGACTTCGAACCGATCGAAATGAACAACTTCGTGCCATCCTTGGAAAAAACAATGTCCCGGGTCCAGTGCCCTCCTCCCGTCAACTGGCCCCCGCTCGACAACTCCGTGATCACTTCCGGTTTCCCCTCCACTTTCAGCTGGCCGTTTTTATAAGGAAACCTCACCACCTCGTTGGTGTTGGCGATGTAGATGAATTTTGGATCGTCTCCCAGAGGATAAAATGCAATGCCAAATGGCTGTTTCAAGTCCGTTGCAAAAACCTGGTTCAACTCCGGCTTGCCATCACCATCTTCATCCCGCAGCACACTCACCCTGTCCGACTTGCTCTCCGCCACAAAGATGTCTCCGTTCGGTGCCGTCACGATCACCCGCGGCTCCTTCAATTTCTCTGCATATAGTTCCACCTTGAATCCGGCTGGAACTTTGGGCCATGCGTCTTCAGGCCGGTCCACCATTTTCGGACGATTCTTGCTCGAAGGCACCTCATGGGGCTTGGGCAAATCCTCGACCGTGATCTTGCGCCGCACCCCCGGGGCATCAGAGGTCCAGTCTCCAAAGGCCGCACGTCCCGTCAGCACTTCAGCCGATACGGTTGTTATGGTTAACACGGCCAACAGTCCGGCCATGGTTGCTGAACTTCTTCCTGGTGTGCGACGATAGGTTTTCATGATGGTTCATCATGAATCGCAGATCGCGCGAAAACCGGACGTCACTTAACCACCCTCATCAACATCACGCCGCTGGTGCAGGAGGCGCAGGCGCTGGTGGTGCCGGAGTAGGATCCGTCGGTTCAGGCTGCCCGGGAGGTGGCGTTGGCTGTTGTGGTGGCGTAGGCACAGGATCGCCTGGATTCGGGCCAAGCGGTTCAGGCAATGATGAGTTGGTGGTATTGATCATGTTAATAGATCGCCCCTGCGATCATCAACGGACCCGGCCTAACTCAACTTCCGCTCAATCGCCTCTTCCATCGCACGCTCCACCAACATCACCGCCAGCGTCTGCGTCGCATCATCCAATTCCTGGTTGGCCTGCTTCAACACCCGCGCATCATGCACCCCCGACTTCAAAACCGCTTCCACATTTGCCGCGCATTGACGAATCCCTTCCACCTCGTCGGCTTCCACCATTCCTTCGCACAACCCCAGCGCCTCCTCCACCGCCCCCAGCAACTCTTCTGCCTTCAACCTCGCCTCCGTCCACACCCGCTCATTCATGTCTTCAAACGCATGATCCACACTTTCCGAAATCATTTTTTCCACCTGCGCGTCATCCACATCCACCGCCGCGCTTTGAATCTCCAGCACCGTATCCGTCTGCGTTGCCGTGTCACGTGCCAGCACCTGCAAGATCCCATTCGCATCCAAAGCAAACTGCACCCCCACCCGCGCACTGCCTTTCGGACCCGGCGGAAACGGCAC containing:
- a CDS encoding TonB-dependent receptor plug domain-containing protein, whose product is MLLLVGWMFCPQLVYGQEPVIELETTTVVSSRYPTVEEGGGGFSTTSINQEELGSAPQARLDDVIRSIVPGFSLFRRSSSATANPTTQGASLRNLGPNGAGRTLVLLDGVPQNDPFGGWVYWQRLPPGLLGNVTVVQGGGAGLFGNNALGGTIYLSRRNGHTVSASLMGGERETAEGVLLLSSAWGNWEVDAALQAQHTGGHPVVREDQRGPVDIDADSRSMLFESGVATTLESGVRVSVRASWFEEERGNGTPLTGNRSEALDLSLGIRGPEGEVQWEGLLYFQDRRFESTFSSVNEERTMEVPALDQYAVPAHSLGFSFTTTFVGGLPMAGAGRDESKLIVGVDGRWIEGETRERFRFDDGGFLNEREAGGMQSFFGVFAEQNWAMGEDVKVTLGGRADYWSVTDGRRVERVRSTGATFLDESFDDRDGVATNGRLGISWDALDRLTLRAAGYSGFRVPTLNELYRPFRVRNDVTGANDELEPEKLLGAEAGMEWRPVEEVKLGAVLFWNRLNDAVANVTVLEGPGTAPDGTMIPAGGVFRQRQNVESVTTRGLELSGQWQALDHLKMSLAYLFTNTELRDSSSQLDGRELAQAPAHVVTGAVAWRPHKQWEAVLQARYGSEQFEDDLNSITLESYVVWDAALNYQMTQQLSVGLVVENVFDRMVETGRSADGVVSIGAPRWVGLRMKWDW
- a CDS encoding PQQ-dependent sugar dehydrogenase, which encodes MKTYRRTPGRSSATMAGLLAVLTITTVSAEVLTGRAAFGDWTSDAPGVRRKITVEDLPKPHEVPSSKNRPKMVDRPEDAWPKVPAGFKVELYAEKLKEPRVIVTAPNGDIFVAESKSDRVSVLRDEDGDGKPELNQVFATDLKQPFGIAFYPLGDDPKFIYIANTNEVVRFPYKNGQLKVEGKPEVITELSSGGQLTGGGHWTRDIVFSKDGTKLFISIGSKSNVDDNEEEADRARIFECDPDGKNKRVYAWGVRNPVGLAIHPETGDLWTSVNERDELGDNLPPDYVTKVKDGGFYGWPWFYIGGNEDPSHVGKKAELKDQVIVPDVLLQSHTASLCMTFYDGAMFPAEYKNHAFAAQHGSWNRERRTGYKLIRIPVDGGNATGEYEDFMTGFVTADGDVWGRPVGVTVAKDGSMLVSDDGANCIWRITYEGNK